The Fibrobacter sp. UWB5 genome has a window encoding:
- the secE gene encoding preprotein translocase subunit SecE, which produces MRKIQQYVKESIEELKKVTWPTWEELKGSTLVVMLFSVIMGLYIAGLDVGFSWIIDKIMGRG; this is translated from the coding sequence ATGCGCAAGATCCAGCAATATGTCAAGGAATCCATCGAGGAACTGAAGAAAGTTACTTGGCCTACTTGGGAAGAACTTAAGGGTTCGACTTTGGTAGTGATGCTTTTCAGCGTCATTATGGGTCTGTACATTGCCGGACTCGACGTTGGTTTCTCTTGGATCATTGACAAAATTATGGGAAGAGGTTAA
- the nusG gene encoding transcription termination/antitermination protein NusG, producing MLWYAIHTFSGQENNIKKRIEQMIEREGVQEKFGRIIVPTREVVSTVRGRRHVSVQNAMPTYVFIEMVLDELTQHLVMNINGVTHFLGMTPTKRVAIPLQQSEVDRLLGVDPSGSAEGEIQNPYTIGENVRIKEGPFKDFVGVVDEIMEDKTKIKVMVTVFGRSTPVELSYNQVESDIA from the coding sequence ATGCTTTGGTATGCCATTCACACCTTTTCCGGTCAAGAAAATAACATTAAGAAACGTATCGAGCAGATGATTGAACGCGAAGGCGTTCAGGAAAAGTTCGGCCGTATCATTGTTCCGACCCGCGAAGTGGTTTCCACCGTTCGCGGTCGTCGTCATGTATCGGTGCAGAACGCAATGCCCACTTACGTTTTCATCGAAATGGTGCTGGACGAGCTCACCCAGCATTTGGTGATGAACATCAATGGCGTCACCCATTTCTTAGGAATGACACCCACCAAGAGGGTGGCTATTCCTTTACAACAGAGCGAGGTCGATCGTCTTCTTGGAGTTGATCCTAGTGGCTCCGCGGAAGGCGAGATCCAAAATCCGTATACAATTGGCGAAAATGTCCGCATCAAGGAAGGTCCTTTCAAGGACTTTGTGGGCGTCGTAGACGAAATTATGGAAGACAAGACCAAGATCAAGGTCATGGTCACCGTCTTCGGTCGTTCTACGCCTGTCGAACTTTCCTACAACCAGGTTGAGTCCGACATCGCTTAA
- the rplK gene encoding 50S ribosomal protein L11 translates to MAKKITGYIKLQIPAGAANPAPPVGPALGQKGVNIMEFCKQFNAKTQNDKGMIIPVVITVYADKSFTFITKVSPVPALIKKAAGIESGSGEPNRKKVGKLTKAQVQDIAQKKMPDLNTIDLEAAMRMVAGTARSMGVEVVD, encoded by the coding sequence GTGGCAAAGAAAATCACAGGTTATATTAAGCTCCAGATTCCTGCAGGCGCCGCAAACCCGGCTCCTCCGGTGGGTCCCGCCCTTGGTCAGAAGGGTGTGAACATCATGGAATTCTGCAAGCAGTTCAACGCAAAGACCCAGAACGACAAGGGCATGATTATCCCGGTCGTTATCACGGTCTATGCCGATAAGAGCTTTACCTTCATCACGAAGGTATCGCCGGTTCCGGCCCTCATCAAGAAGGCTGCCGGCATTGAAAGCGGCTCTGGCGAACCCAACCGTAAGAAAGTTGGTAAGCTCACCAAGGCCCAGGTCCAGGATATCGCCCAAAAGAAGATGCCGGATCTAAACACAATCGACCTCGAAGCCGCTATGCGCATGGTCGCGGGTACTGCTCGCTCCATGGGCGTTGAAGTGGTTGACTGA
- the rplA gene encoding 50S ribosomal protein L1, producing the protein MFRGKKYKKIAESIDRNKAYDLAEAVQILKKSELKFDQTVEIHFNLGVDPKHSDQVVRGTVVLPHGTGRQVRVLVFCKDNNLEVAKNAGADYAGGADLVQKIQEGWLDFDSVVATPDMMPVISKVAKVLGPRGLMPSPKAGTVTVNVAQTVKELKAGKIQYRVDKGANVHAPVGKLSFGVEQLVENTKAVIDSVVKNKPQSSKGTYIKSLTLSATMAPGIKLDMALTR; encoded by the coding sequence ATGTTCAGAGGAAAAAAATACAAGAAGATTGCTGAAAGCATCGATCGTAACAAGGCTTATGATCTTGCTGAAGCAGTCCAAATCCTTAAAAAGTCCGAATTGAAGTTCGACCAGACGGTCGAAATCCACTTCAATCTCGGTGTGGACCCAAAACATTCCGACCAAGTGGTTCGTGGCACTGTTGTGCTGCCGCATGGTACCGGTCGTCAGGTCCGCGTCTTGGTTTTCTGCAAGGACAATAACCTTGAAGTTGCAAAGAACGCAGGCGCAGACTACGCTGGTGGTGCTGACTTGGTTCAGAAGATTCAGGAAGGCTGGCTGGACTTTGATTCCGTCGTTGCTACTCCCGACATGATGCCGGTGATTAGTAAGGTCGCTAAGGTCCTCGGTCCTCGCGGTTTGATGCCTTCTCCGAAGGCCGGCACGGTTACGGTTAACGTGGCCCAGACGGTTAAGGAACTCAAGGCTGGTAAGATTCAGTACCGCGTTGACAAGGGCGCCAACGTCCATGCCCCCGTAGGCAAGCTCTCCTTCGGCGTCGAACAGCTGGTTGAAAACACCAAGGCTGTGATCGACTCCGTCGTCAAGAACAAGCCTCAATCTTCTAAGGGCACCTACATTAAGAGCCTTACGTTGTCTGCAACGATGGCTCCGGGCATCAAACTTGATATGGCACTGACGCGATAG
- the rplJ gene encoding 50S ribosomal protein L10: protein MKAVVKKQQTVDSLVESFNGATAVYLLNYQGMTVEKDNALRKALASKGVKYHAVKNTLLKRVLAALKVEGLDDLLTGATSVMVGFEEDPLLPAREIEAFHKANPDFLVAKSVYLDGKAMPGSEVVNLSKIPDRKGMIAQIVSIALGPGSTIAGQIKTLQEKLEKESGSEAAPEAAAEA, encoded by the coding sequence ATGAAAGCTGTAGTTAAAAAACAACAGACCGTGGATTCGCTCGTCGAGTCCTTCAATGGCGCTACCGCCGTCTATCTGCTCAATTATCAAGGCATGACCGTAGAAAAGGACAATGCCCTTCGCAAGGCACTCGCATCTAAGGGTGTGAAGTACCACGCTGTGAAGAACACTCTTCTCAAGCGCGTGCTCGCTGCTCTTAAGGTCGAAGGTCTCGACGATTTGCTGACCGGCGCAACTTCTGTGATGGTCGGCTTCGAAGAAGATCCGCTTCTGCCTGCTCGCGAAATTGAAGCATTCCACAAAGCAAACCCCGATTTCTTGGTTGCCAAGAGCGTGTACCTTGATGGCAAGGCGATGCCTGGCTCCGAAGTCGTGAACCTCTCCAAGATCCCGGATCGTAAGGGCATGATCGCTCAGATCGTCTCCATCGCTCTCGGACCTGGCTCCACGATCGCCGGTCAAATCAAGACGCTCCAGGAAAAGCTGGAAAAAGAATCGGGCTCCGAAGCTGCTCCTGAAGCCGCTGCGGAAGCTTAA
- the rplL gene encoding 50S ribosomal protein L7/L12, translating into MATDIKALGDQIVGLTLLEAKALADYLKETHGIEAAAGGAVVMAAAAAAPAEEKTEFDVILVECGAKKMDVLKAVRAITGLGLKEAKDLVEKANSVVKEAMPKADAEKLKKDLEDLGAKVALK; encoded by the coding sequence ATGGCAACTGATATCAAGGCACTGGGCGATCAAATCGTTGGTCTTACCCTTCTCGAAGCCAAGGCTTTGGCTGACTACCTTAAAGAAACCCACGGCATCGAAGCTGCTGCCGGTGGCGCCGTCGTAATGGCCGCCGCTGCTGCCGCTCCTGCTGAAGAAAAGACTGAATTCGACGTGATCCTCGTCGAATGCGGCGCTAAGAAGATGGACGTCCTCAAGGCCGTTCGCGCCATCACCGGTCTGGGCCTCAAGGAAGCTAAGGACCTGGTCGAAAAGGCCAACAGCGTGGTCAAGGAAGCAATGCCGAAGGCTGACGCTGAAAAGCTCAAGAAGGACCTGGAAGATCTCGGAGCAAAGGTCGCTCTGAAGTAA